From one Lycium barbarum isolate Lr01 chromosome 6, ASM1917538v2, whole genome shotgun sequence genomic stretch:
- the LOC132645442 gene encoding wax ester synthase/diacylglycerol acyltransferase 11-like, whose product MERGGKKMILKPIRISKNFSEEKEAILLSPPTRMFHEPNYNVYIVAIMGWKVPIEVDAIKAEIQRKLLKHPRFSSLQVMDESDGRGEMRWVPTTVNIDDHIIVPQIADDKMDTDKLVEEYISNLSTTTIDMSKPLWDFHALNVKTSHAKATSIFRFHHSLGDGVSLMSLLLSCFRSISDPSCLPTLPVPSSSKGKSNLSTSIRGNISLLIWQYLIKLWLLITLLFDTVVDVLLITATTLFLKDSQSPFMIAHKSNRQRFVYRTVSFEDIKFVRNATKATVNDVILGITQAALSRYIHRRYEVEGKRKFSLERMRFRASVTVNLRPALGVQAVAEMVEKNATVIQGNCFGFAMIPLTLAQLEDPLDYVRKAKIAMDRKKHSLETRCTFYILQLILKFFGSRGATRLAERVLSQTTLIFSNVAGPLEEVSLSGHPLAFLAPTCYGHPTGLMIHACSYAKKLTFAMAVDEEIIQNPNQLGDDFVDSFILIKEAALSKLRTKVE is encoded by the exons ATGGAGCGTGGTGGAAAAAAGATGATTCTCAAACCAATCCGAATATCAAAGAACTTTAGTGAAGAAAAAGAAGCAATATTACTGAGTCCACCAACTCGAATGTTTCATGAGCCTAACTACAATGTTTACATTGTAGCTATTATGGGCTGGAAAGTACCAATTGAGGTTGATGCCATCAAAGCTGAAATACAACGCAAGTTGCTTAAACACCCACGCTTTTCCAGTTTGCAG GTAATGGACGAGAGTGACGGAAGAGGAGAAATGAGATGGGTTCCCACGACAGTGAACATAGATGATCATATCATAGTGCCCCAAATCGCCGATGATAAAATGGATACTGACAAATTGGTTGAGGAGTATATATCAAACCTAAGCACAACAACTATTGACATGTCGAAACCTCTGTGGGATTTTCACGCCCTTAACGTGAAAACCTCACATGCTAAGGCAACTTCAATTTTCCGTTTTCATCATTCTCTTGGGGATGGAGTTTCCCTCATGTCGCTCTTACTCTCTTGTTTTCGGTCAATTTCTGATCCTTCTTGTCTGCCGACACTCCCAGTTCCATCTTCTTCTAAGGGCAAATCAAATTTGTCAACAAGCATTAGAGGAAATATTTCGTTGTTGATATGGCAGTACCTCATAAAGTTGTGGTTGCTCATCACACTTTTGTTCGATACAGTTGTGGATGTTTTGCTGATTACAGCGACAACACTCTTCTTGAAGGACTCTCAATCACCTTTCATGATTGCACATAAGTCCAATCGTCAAAGATTTGTCTATCGGACTGTTAGCTTTGAAGACATTAAATTTGTTAGAAATGCAACAAAAGCG ACGGTTAATGACGTTATACTGGGAATAACACAAGCAGCTTTATCTCGTTATATCCACCGAAGATACG AAGTTGAAGGCAAGAGGAAGTTTTCGCTAGAACGGATGAGATTCAGAGCCTCTGTTACAGTGAATCTGAGACCAGCTTTAGGAGTTCAA GCTGTAGCTGAAATGGTTGAGAAGAATGCCACAGTGATACAAGGAAATTGTTTTGGCTTTGCAATGATTCCCTTAACTCTAGCTCAATTAGAGGATCCTCTCGATTATGTTCGCAAAGCTAAGATAGCAATGGATCGAAAGAAGCATTCTCTTGAGACTCGATGCACCTTTTATATTTTACAACTTATCCTCAAGTTCTTTGGCTCTCGG GGTGCGACAAGACTTGCTGAAAGAGTTCTATCCCAAACAACACTAATATTTTCAAACGTAGCCGGTCCGCTTGAAGAAGTATCTTTGTCAGGCCATCCATTGGCATTCCTTGCACCAACATGTTATGGACATCCCACT GGGCTAATGATTCATGCGTGTAGTTACGCCAAGAAGTTAACATTTGCTATGGCAGTTGATGAAGAAATAATTCAGAATCCGAACCAACTTGGTGATGATTTTGTCGATTCATTTATCCTTATCAAAGAAGCCGCCCTCTCAAAATTGAGAACCAAGGTTGAGTAG